Proteins encoded together in one Spodoptera frugiperda isolate SF20-4 chromosome 15, AGI-APGP_CSIRO_Sfru_2.0, whole genome shotgun sequence window:
- the LOC118274980 gene encoding septin-7 isoform X9, producing MCCIIYFWKTALQSKRELFFKSDSVSGGGVSATGPPLAAPPAPPSVLKDALAKRATTLPDQLENNHHESNGTVTKLSNSVSADVSKPPSAAPPPTPAPPVPTSAPPGAPPPLRSTENIIKKPDHPPVAPKPELPKLEKPKTKELDGYVGFANLPNQVYRKAVKKGFEFTLMVVGETGLGKSTLINSLFLTDVYDRDKHPGPSLRVKKTVGVETSVVLLKENGVNLTLTIVDTPGFGDAVDNSNCWQPIIDFVESKYEEFLNAESRVTRKAAPPDTRVHCCLYFIAPSGHGLKPLDVEFMQRLGDKVNIIPVIAKADTMTPEECKDFKEQIMKEISQHKIKIYDFPESTGEEGEVADAARSLRMRVPFAVVGANTVIETEGKRVRGRKYPWGIAEVENLEHCDFLALRNMVIRTHLQDLKDVTSSVHYENYRCRKLAGLSHDGKPHRINSNNLCPQGLMNSFMTVWNPLAQMEEEKREHDLKMKKMESEMEQVFEMKVREKRAKLKESEAELARRHEATRRALEAQARELDERQRALQAERLAWERETGLSLDDLRRRSLEANSKETVDGKDKKDKKKKDWSFKSVATGIVI from the exons TTACAAAGTAAACGCGAATTGTTCTTCAAATCGGACTCGGTGAGTGGTGGCGGCGTGAGTGCGACGGGCCCGCCGCTAGctgcgccgcccgcgccgccctcCGTGCTGAAGGACGCGCTGGCCAAGCGCGCCACCACGCTGCCCGACCAGCTCGAGAACAATCACCACGAGTCGAACGGGACTGTTACCAAGCTCAGTAACAGCGTCTCCGCGGACGTGTCCAAGCCGCCCAGCGCTGCGCCGCCGCCCACGCCCGCGCCCCCCGTGCCCACCTCGGCGCCTCCGGGAGCGCCGCCCCCGCTCAGGAGTACAGAAAACATTATCAAG AAGCCTGATCACCCACCAGTCGCCCCAAAACCGGAATTACCTAAATTAGAAAAACCAAAAACCAAAGAATTAGATGGATACGTCGGATTTGCAAATTTACCAAACCAAGTATACAGAAAAGCAGTGAAAAAAGGATTTGAATTTACGCTAATGGTTGTTG GTGAAACTGGTTTGGGCAAGTCAACACTAATAAACTCTTTGTTCCTGACGGACGTGTATGACCGGGACAAGCACCCTGGCCCGTCACTACGAGTCAAGAAGACGGTGGGCGTGGAGACCAGCGTGGTGCTTCTCAAAGAGAACGGTGTAAACCTTACACTAACTATCGTCGACACACCTGGCTTCGGCGATGCCGTAGACAACAGTAATTG ttGGCAACCTATCATTGACTTCGTTGAGTCGAAGTATGAAGAGTTCCTGAATGCTGAATCCCGGGTGACGCGTAAGGCGGCGCCGCCAGACACTCGCGTGCACTGCTGCTTGTACTTCATCGCGCCCAGTGGACACGGCCTCAAGCCGCTCGATGTTGAATTCATGCAGCGGCTCGGCGACAAAGTGAATATCATACCAGTCATTGCCAAGGCGGATACCATGACACCGGAGGAATGTAAAGATTTCAAAGAACAG ATAATGAAAGAAATCAGTCAACATAAGATCAAAATCTACGATTTCCCCGAGAGCACGGGCGAGGAGGGCGAGGTAGCGGACGCGGCGCGCTCGCTGCGCATGCGCGTGCCCTTCGCAGTGGTTGGAGCCAACACTGTCATCGAGACCGAGGGCAAGAGGGTGCGCGGCCGCAAGTACCCCTGGGGCATCGCTGAGG TTGAAAATCTGGAGCACTGCGACTTCTTAGCATTGCGCAACATGGTAATTAGGACGCATCTCCAAGACTTGAAGGACGTGACTAGCTCAGTACACTACGAGAACTACCGGTGCCGCAAGCTGGCCGGCTTGTCTCACGATGGAAAGCCGCACAGGATCAACTCCAACAA TTTGTGCCCGCAAGGATTGATGAACAGTTTCATGACCGTTTG GAATCCTTTGGCTCAAATGGAGGAAGAGAAGCGAGAGCACGATCTTAAGATGAAGAAAATGGAAAGTGAAATGGAACAG GTGTTCGAGATGAAGGTACGCGAGAAGCGCGCCAAGCTGAAGGAGTCGGAGGCGGAGCTGGCGCGGCGGCACGAGGCCACGCGGCGCGCGCTGGAGGCGCAGGCGCGCGAGCTCGACGAGCGGCAGCGCGCGCTGCAGGCCGAGCGACTCGCCTGGGAGCGGGAGACCGGACTCTCGCTCGACGACCTGCGCCGACGCTCGCTCGAGGCCAACAGCAAGGA GACCGTCGACGGCAAGGATAAGAAGGACAAGAAAAAGAAAG ATTGGTCTTTTAAGAGTGTCGCAACTGGAATAGTAATATAG
- the LOC118274980 gene encoding septin-7 isoform X6 — protein MTSVSDSPLNRSRNRPVLARYKPCGDATDQLQSKRELFFKSDSVSGGGVSATGPPLAAPPAPPSVLKDALAKRATTLPDQLENNHHESNGTVTKLSNSVSADVSKPPSAAPPPTPAPPVPTSAPPGAPPPLRSTENIIKKPDHPPVAPKPELPKLEKPKTKELDGYVGFANLPNQVYRKAVKKGFEFTLMVVGETGLGKSTLINSLFLTDVYDRDKHPGPSLRVKKTVGVETSVVLLKENGVNLTLTIVDTPGFGDAVDNSNCWQPIIDFVESKYEEFLNAESRVTRKAAPPDTRVHCCLYFIAPSGHGLKPLDVEFMQRLGDKVNIIPVIAKADTMTPEECKDFKEQIMKEISQHKIKIYDFPESTGEEGEVADAARSLRMRVPFAVVGANTVIETEGKRVRGRKYPWGIAEVENLEHCDFLALRNMVIRTHLQDLKDVTSSVHYENYRCRKLAGLSHDGKPHRINSNNLCPQGLMNSFMTVWNPLAQMEEEKREHDLKMKKMESEMEQVFEMKVREKRAKLKESEAELARRHEATRRALEAQARELDERQRALQAERLAWERETGLSLDDLRRRSLEANSKETVDGKDKKDKKKKDWSFKSVATGIVI, from the exons TTACAAAGTAAACGCGAATTGTTCTTCAAATCGGACTCGGTGAGTGGTGGCGGCGTGAGTGCGACGGGCCCGCCGCTAGctgcgccgcccgcgccgccctcCGTGCTGAAGGACGCGCTGGCCAAGCGCGCCACCACGCTGCCCGACCAGCTCGAGAACAATCACCACGAGTCGAACGGGACTGTTACCAAGCTCAGTAACAGCGTCTCCGCGGACGTGTCCAAGCCGCCCAGCGCTGCGCCGCCGCCCACGCCCGCGCCCCCCGTGCCCACCTCGGCGCCTCCGGGAGCGCCGCCCCCGCTCAGGAGTACAGAAAACATTATCAAG AAGCCTGATCACCCACCAGTCGCCCCAAAACCGGAATTACCTAAATTAGAAAAACCAAAAACCAAAGAATTAGATGGATACGTCGGATTTGCAAATTTACCAAACCAAGTATACAGAAAAGCAGTGAAAAAAGGATTTGAATTTACGCTAATGGTTGTTG GTGAAACTGGTTTGGGCAAGTCAACACTAATAAACTCTTTGTTCCTGACGGACGTGTATGACCGGGACAAGCACCCTGGCCCGTCACTACGAGTCAAGAAGACGGTGGGCGTGGAGACCAGCGTGGTGCTTCTCAAAGAGAACGGTGTAAACCTTACACTAACTATCGTCGACACACCTGGCTTCGGCGATGCCGTAGACAACAGTAATTG ttGGCAACCTATCATTGACTTCGTTGAGTCGAAGTATGAAGAGTTCCTGAATGCTGAATCCCGGGTGACGCGTAAGGCGGCGCCGCCAGACACTCGCGTGCACTGCTGCTTGTACTTCATCGCGCCCAGTGGACACGGCCTCAAGCCGCTCGATGTTGAATTCATGCAGCGGCTCGGCGACAAAGTGAATATCATACCAGTCATTGCCAAGGCGGATACCATGACACCGGAGGAATGTAAAGATTTCAAAGAACAG ATAATGAAAGAAATCAGTCAACATAAGATCAAAATCTACGATTTCCCCGAGAGCACGGGCGAGGAGGGCGAGGTAGCGGACGCGGCGCGCTCGCTGCGCATGCGCGTGCCCTTCGCAGTGGTTGGAGCCAACACTGTCATCGAGACCGAGGGCAAGAGGGTGCGCGGCCGCAAGTACCCCTGGGGCATCGCTGAGG TTGAAAATCTGGAGCACTGCGACTTCTTAGCATTGCGCAACATGGTAATTAGGACGCATCTCCAAGACTTGAAGGACGTGACTAGCTCAGTACACTACGAGAACTACCGGTGCCGCAAGCTGGCCGGCTTGTCTCACGATGGAAAGCCGCACAGGATCAACTCCAACAA TTTGTGCCCGCAAGGATTGATGAACAGTTTCATGACCGTTTG GAATCCTTTGGCTCAAATGGAGGAAGAGAAGCGAGAGCACGATCTTAAGATGAAGAAAATGGAAAGTGAAATGGAACAG GTGTTCGAGATGAAGGTACGCGAGAAGCGCGCCAAGCTGAAGGAGTCGGAGGCGGAGCTGGCGCGGCGGCACGAGGCCACGCGGCGCGCGCTGGAGGCGCAGGCGCGCGAGCTCGACGAGCGGCAGCGCGCGCTGCAGGCCGAGCGACTCGCCTGGGAGCGGGAGACCGGACTCTCGCTCGACGACCTGCGCCGACGCTCGCTCGAGGCCAACAGCAAGGA GACCGTCGACGGCAAGGATAAGAAGGACAAGAAAAAGAAAG ATTGGTCTTTTAAGAGTGTCGCAACTGGAATAGTAATATAG
- the LOC118274980 gene encoding septin-7 isoform X4, with protein sequence MENRALNSVNGHQTKLTRCSSSVGDSGTDKSKVGWTSPRDIWRNLSLRRKAELQSKRELFFKSDSVSGGGVSATGPPLAAPPAPPSVLKDALAKRATTLPDQLENNHHESNGTVTKLSNSVSADVSKPPSAAPPPTPAPPVPTSAPPGAPPPLRSTENIIKKPDHPPVAPKPELPKLEKPKTKELDGYVGFANLPNQVYRKAVKKGFEFTLMVVGETGLGKSTLINSLFLTDVYDRDKHPGPSLRVKKTVGVETSVVLLKENGVNLTLTIVDTPGFGDAVDNSNCWQPIIDFVESKYEEFLNAESRVTRKAAPPDTRVHCCLYFIAPSGHGLKPLDVEFMQRLGDKVNIIPVIAKADTMTPEECKDFKEQIMKEISQHKIKIYDFPESTGEEGEVADAARSLRMRVPFAVVGANTVIETEGKRVRGRKYPWGIAEVENLEHCDFLALRNMVIRTHLQDLKDVTSSVHYENYRCRKLAGLSHDGKPHRINSNNLCPQGLMNSFMTVWNPLAQMEEEKREHDLKMKKMESEMEQVFEMKVREKRAKLKESEAELARRHEATRRALEAQARELDERQRALQAERLAWERETGLSLDDLRRRSLEANSKETVDGKDKKDKKKKDWSFKSVATGIVI encoded by the exons TTACAAAGTAAACGCGAATTGTTCTTCAAATCGGACTCGGTGAGTGGTGGCGGCGTGAGTGCGACGGGCCCGCCGCTAGctgcgccgcccgcgccgccctcCGTGCTGAAGGACGCGCTGGCCAAGCGCGCCACCACGCTGCCCGACCAGCTCGAGAACAATCACCACGAGTCGAACGGGACTGTTACCAAGCTCAGTAACAGCGTCTCCGCGGACGTGTCCAAGCCGCCCAGCGCTGCGCCGCCGCCCACGCCCGCGCCCCCCGTGCCCACCTCGGCGCCTCCGGGAGCGCCGCCCCCGCTCAGGAGTACAGAAAACATTATCAAG AAGCCTGATCACCCACCAGTCGCCCCAAAACCGGAATTACCTAAATTAGAAAAACCAAAAACCAAAGAATTAGATGGATACGTCGGATTTGCAAATTTACCAAACCAAGTATACAGAAAAGCAGTGAAAAAAGGATTTGAATTTACGCTAATGGTTGTTG GTGAAACTGGTTTGGGCAAGTCAACACTAATAAACTCTTTGTTCCTGACGGACGTGTATGACCGGGACAAGCACCCTGGCCCGTCACTACGAGTCAAGAAGACGGTGGGCGTGGAGACCAGCGTGGTGCTTCTCAAAGAGAACGGTGTAAACCTTACACTAACTATCGTCGACACACCTGGCTTCGGCGATGCCGTAGACAACAGTAATTG ttGGCAACCTATCATTGACTTCGTTGAGTCGAAGTATGAAGAGTTCCTGAATGCTGAATCCCGGGTGACGCGTAAGGCGGCGCCGCCAGACACTCGCGTGCACTGCTGCTTGTACTTCATCGCGCCCAGTGGACACGGCCTCAAGCCGCTCGATGTTGAATTCATGCAGCGGCTCGGCGACAAAGTGAATATCATACCAGTCATTGCCAAGGCGGATACCATGACACCGGAGGAATGTAAAGATTTCAAAGAACAG ATAATGAAAGAAATCAGTCAACATAAGATCAAAATCTACGATTTCCCCGAGAGCACGGGCGAGGAGGGCGAGGTAGCGGACGCGGCGCGCTCGCTGCGCATGCGCGTGCCCTTCGCAGTGGTTGGAGCCAACACTGTCATCGAGACCGAGGGCAAGAGGGTGCGCGGCCGCAAGTACCCCTGGGGCATCGCTGAGG TTGAAAATCTGGAGCACTGCGACTTCTTAGCATTGCGCAACATGGTAATTAGGACGCATCTCCAAGACTTGAAGGACGTGACTAGCTCAGTACACTACGAGAACTACCGGTGCCGCAAGCTGGCCGGCTTGTCTCACGATGGAAAGCCGCACAGGATCAACTCCAACAA TTTGTGCCCGCAAGGATTGATGAACAGTTTCATGACCGTTTG GAATCCTTTGGCTCAAATGGAGGAAGAGAAGCGAGAGCACGATCTTAAGATGAAGAAAATGGAAAGTGAAATGGAACAG GTGTTCGAGATGAAGGTACGCGAGAAGCGCGCCAAGCTGAAGGAGTCGGAGGCGGAGCTGGCGCGGCGGCACGAGGCCACGCGGCGCGCGCTGGAGGCGCAGGCGCGCGAGCTCGACGAGCGGCAGCGCGCGCTGCAGGCCGAGCGACTCGCCTGGGAGCGGGAGACCGGACTCTCGCTCGACGACCTGCGCCGACGCTCGCTCGAGGCCAACAGCAAGGA GACCGTCGACGGCAAGGATAAGAAGGACAAGAAAAAGAAAG ATTGGTCTTTTAAGAGTGTCGCAACTGGAATAGTAATATAG
- the LOC118274980 gene encoding septin-7 isoform X8: MVNESNSYDDIALQSKRELFFKSDSVSGGGVSATGPPLAAPPAPPSVLKDALAKRATTLPDQLENNHHESNGTVTKLSNSVSADVSKPPSAAPPPTPAPPVPTSAPPGAPPPLRSTENIIKKPDHPPVAPKPELPKLEKPKTKELDGYVGFANLPNQVYRKAVKKGFEFTLMVVGETGLGKSTLINSLFLTDVYDRDKHPGPSLRVKKTVGVETSVVLLKENGVNLTLTIVDTPGFGDAVDNSNCWQPIIDFVESKYEEFLNAESRVTRKAAPPDTRVHCCLYFIAPSGHGLKPLDVEFMQRLGDKVNIIPVIAKADTMTPEECKDFKEQIMKEISQHKIKIYDFPESTGEEGEVADAARSLRMRVPFAVVGANTVIETEGKRVRGRKYPWGIAEVENLEHCDFLALRNMVIRTHLQDLKDVTSSVHYENYRCRKLAGLSHDGKPHRINSNNLCPQGLMNSFMTVWNPLAQMEEEKREHDLKMKKMESEMEQVFEMKVREKRAKLKESEAELARRHEATRRALEAQARELDERQRALQAERLAWERETGLSLDDLRRRSLEANSKETVDGKDKKDKKKKDWSFKSVATGIVI; the protein is encoded by the exons ATGGTTAATGAAAGCAACTCCTACGACGATATCGCT TTACAAAGTAAACGCGAATTGTTCTTCAAATCGGACTCGGTGAGTGGTGGCGGCGTGAGTGCGACGGGCCCGCCGCTAGctgcgccgcccgcgccgccctcCGTGCTGAAGGACGCGCTGGCCAAGCGCGCCACCACGCTGCCCGACCAGCTCGAGAACAATCACCACGAGTCGAACGGGACTGTTACCAAGCTCAGTAACAGCGTCTCCGCGGACGTGTCCAAGCCGCCCAGCGCTGCGCCGCCGCCCACGCCCGCGCCCCCCGTGCCCACCTCGGCGCCTCCGGGAGCGCCGCCCCCGCTCAGGAGTACAGAAAACATTATCAAG AAGCCTGATCACCCACCAGTCGCCCCAAAACCGGAATTACCTAAATTAGAAAAACCAAAAACCAAAGAATTAGATGGATACGTCGGATTTGCAAATTTACCAAACCAAGTATACAGAAAAGCAGTGAAAAAAGGATTTGAATTTACGCTAATGGTTGTTG GTGAAACTGGTTTGGGCAAGTCAACACTAATAAACTCTTTGTTCCTGACGGACGTGTATGACCGGGACAAGCACCCTGGCCCGTCACTACGAGTCAAGAAGACGGTGGGCGTGGAGACCAGCGTGGTGCTTCTCAAAGAGAACGGTGTAAACCTTACACTAACTATCGTCGACACACCTGGCTTCGGCGATGCCGTAGACAACAGTAATTG ttGGCAACCTATCATTGACTTCGTTGAGTCGAAGTATGAAGAGTTCCTGAATGCTGAATCCCGGGTGACGCGTAAGGCGGCGCCGCCAGACACTCGCGTGCACTGCTGCTTGTACTTCATCGCGCCCAGTGGACACGGCCTCAAGCCGCTCGATGTTGAATTCATGCAGCGGCTCGGCGACAAAGTGAATATCATACCAGTCATTGCCAAGGCGGATACCATGACACCGGAGGAATGTAAAGATTTCAAAGAACAG ATAATGAAAGAAATCAGTCAACATAAGATCAAAATCTACGATTTCCCCGAGAGCACGGGCGAGGAGGGCGAGGTAGCGGACGCGGCGCGCTCGCTGCGCATGCGCGTGCCCTTCGCAGTGGTTGGAGCCAACACTGTCATCGAGACCGAGGGCAAGAGGGTGCGCGGCCGCAAGTACCCCTGGGGCATCGCTGAGG TTGAAAATCTGGAGCACTGCGACTTCTTAGCATTGCGCAACATGGTAATTAGGACGCATCTCCAAGACTTGAAGGACGTGACTAGCTCAGTACACTACGAGAACTACCGGTGCCGCAAGCTGGCCGGCTTGTCTCACGATGGAAAGCCGCACAGGATCAACTCCAACAA TTTGTGCCCGCAAGGATTGATGAACAGTTTCATGACCGTTTG GAATCCTTTGGCTCAAATGGAGGAAGAGAAGCGAGAGCACGATCTTAAGATGAAGAAAATGGAAAGTGAAATGGAACAG GTGTTCGAGATGAAGGTACGCGAGAAGCGCGCCAAGCTGAAGGAGTCGGAGGCGGAGCTGGCGCGGCGGCACGAGGCCACGCGGCGCGCGCTGGAGGCGCAGGCGCGCGAGCTCGACGAGCGGCAGCGCGCGCTGCAGGCCGAGCGACTCGCCTGGGAGCGGGAGACCGGACTCTCGCTCGACGACCTGCGCCGACGCTCGCTCGAGGCCAACAGCAAGGA GACCGTCGACGGCAAGGATAAGAAGGACAAGAAAAAGAAAG ATTGGTCTTTTAAGAGTGTCGCAACTGGAATAGTAATATAG
- the LOC118274980 gene encoding septin-7 isoform X7, producing MLNTFKKRLSLRKYKKKAARKDIVSEDLQSKRELFFKSDSVSGGGVSATGPPLAAPPAPPSVLKDALAKRATTLPDQLENNHHESNGTVTKLSNSVSADVSKPPSAAPPPTPAPPVPTSAPPGAPPPLRSTENIIKKPDHPPVAPKPELPKLEKPKTKELDGYVGFANLPNQVYRKAVKKGFEFTLMVVGETGLGKSTLINSLFLTDVYDRDKHPGPSLRVKKTVGVETSVVLLKENGVNLTLTIVDTPGFGDAVDNSNCWQPIIDFVESKYEEFLNAESRVTRKAAPPDTRVHCCLYFIAPSGHGLKPLDVEFMQRLGDKVNIIPVIAKADTMTPEECKDFKEQIMKEISQHKIKIYDFPESTGEEGEVADAARSLRMRVPFAVVGANTVIETEGKRVRGRKYPWGIAEVENLEHCDFLALRNMVIRTHLQDLKDVTSSVHYENYRCRKLAGLSHDGKPHRINSNNLCPQGLMNSFMTVWNPLAQMEEEKREHDLKMKKMESEMEQVFEMKVREKRAKLKESEAELARRHEATRRALEAQARELDERQRALQAERLAWERETGLSLDDLRRRSLEANSKETVDGKDKKDKKKKDWSFKSVATGIVI from the exons ATGTTAAATACGTTCAAGAAAAGATTGAGTTTAAGGAAATACAAGAAAAAAGCCGCCAGAAAGGATATTGTCAGTGAAGAT TTACAAAGTAAACGCGAATTGTTCTTCAAATCGGACTCGGTGAGTGGTGGCGGCGTGAGTGCGACGGGCCCGCCGCTAGctgcgccgcccgcgccgccctcCGTGCTGAAGGACGCGCTGGCCAAGCGCGCCACCACGCTGCCCGACCAGCTCGAGAACAATCACCACGAGTCGAACGGGACTGTTACCAAGCTCAGTAACAGCGTCTCCGCGGACGTGTCCAAGCCGCCCAGCGCTGCGCCGCCGCCCACGCCCGCGCCCCCCGTGCCCACCTCGGCGCCTCCGGGAGCGCCGCCCCCGCTCAGGAGTACAGAAAACATTATCAAG AAGCCTGATCACCCACCAGTCGCCCCAAAACCGGAATTACCTAAATTAGAAAAACCAAAAACCAAAGAATTAGATGGATACGTCGGATTTGCAAATTTACCAAACCAAGTATACAGAAAAGCAGTGAAAAAAGGATTTGAATTTACGCTAATGGTTGTTG GTGAAACTGGTTTGGGCAAGTCAACACTAATAAACTCTTTGTTCCTGACGGACGTGTATGACCGGGACAAGCACCCTGGCCCGTCACTACGAGTCAAGAAGACGGTGGGCGTGGAGACCAGCGTGGTGCTTCTCAAAGAGAACGGTGTAAACCTTACACTAACTATCGTCGACACACCTGGCTTCGGCGATGCCGTAGACAACAGTAATTG ttGGCAACCTATCATTGACTTCGTTGAGTCGAAGTATGAAGAGTTCCTGAATGCTGAATCCCGGGTGACGCGTAAGGCGGCGCCGCCAGACACTCGCGTGCACTGCTGCTTGTACTTCATCGCGCCCAGTGGACACGGCCTCAAGCCGCTCGATGTTGAATTCATGCAGCGGCTCGGCGACAAAGTGAATATCATACCAGTCATTGCCAAGGCGGATACCATGACACCGGAGGAATGTAAAGATTTCAAAGAACAG ATAATGAAAGAAATCAGTCAACATAAGATCAAAATCTACGATTTCCCCGAGAGCACGGGCGAGGAGGGCGAGGTAGCGGACGCGGCGCGCTCGCTGCGCATGCGCGTGCCCTTCGCAGTGGTTGGAGCCAACACTGTCATCGAGACCGAGGGCAAGAGGGTGCGCGGCCGCAAGTACCCCTGGGGCATCGCTGAGG TTGAAAATCTGGAGCACTGCGACTTCTTAGCATTGCGCAACATGGTAATTAGGACGCATCTCCAAGACTTGAAGGACGTGACTAGCTCAGTACACTACGAGAACTACCGGTGCCGCAAGCTGGCCGGCTTGTCTCACGATGGAAAGCCGCACAGGATCAACTCCAACAA TTTGTGCCCGCAAGGATTGATGAACAGTTTCATGACCGTTTG GAATCCTTTGGCTCAAATGGAGGAAGAGAAGCGAGAGCACGATCTTAAGATGAAGAAAATGGAAAGTGAAATGGAACAG GTGTTCGAGATGAAGGTACGCGAGAAGCGCGCCAAGCTGAAGGAGTCGGAGGCGGAGCTGGCGCGGCGGCACGAGGCCACGCGGCGCGCGCTGGAGGCGCAGGCGCGCGAGCTCGACGAGCGGCAGCGCGCGCTGCAGGCCGAGCGACTCGCCTGGGAGCGGGAGACCGGACTCTCGCTCGACGACCTGCGCCGACGCTCGCTCGAGGCCAACAGCAAGGA GACCGTCGACGGCAAGGATAAGAAGGACAAGAAAAAGAAAG ATTGGTCTTTTAAGAGTGTCGCAACTGGAATAGTAATATAG
- the LOC118274980 gene encoding septin-7 isoform X5: MVKCILFVMRRVSMLQLLREYNWQLSETETSLYSPIWFTISKKMLQSKRELFFKSDSVSGGGVSATGPPLAAPPAPPSVLKDALAKRATTLPDQLENNHHESNGTVTKLSNSVSADVSKPPSAAPPPTPAPPVPTSAPPGAPPPLRSTENIIKKPDHPPVAPKPELPKLEKPKTKELDGYVGFANLPNQVYRKAVKKGFEFTLMVVGETGLGKSTLINSLFLTDVYDRDKHPGPSLRVKKTVGVETSVVLLKENGVNLTLTIVDTPGFGDAVDNSNCWQPIIDFVESKYEEFLNAESRVTRKAAPPDTRVHCCLYFIAPSGHGLKPLDVEFMQRLGDKVNIIPVIAKADTMTPEECKDFKEQIMKEISQHKIKIYDFPESTGEEGEVADAARSLRMRVPFAVVGANTVIETEGKRVRGRKYPWGIAEVENLEHCDFLALRNMVIRTHLQDLKDVTSSVHYENYRCRKLAGLSHDGKPHRINSNNLCPQGLMNSFMTVWNPLAQMEEEKREHDLKMKKMESEMEQVFEMKVREKRAKLKESEAELARRHEATRRALEAQARELDERQRALQAERLAWERETGLSLDDLRRRSLEANSKETVDGKDKKDKKKKDWSFKSVATGIVI; encoded by the exons ATGGTGAAATGCATTTTGTTCGTGATGCGCCGCGTGTCGATGTTGCAACTACTGCGCGAATATAACTGGCAGCTGTCGGAGACAGAAACCTCTCTGTATTCTCCAATTTGGTTCACAATTTCTAAGAAAATG TTACAAAGTAAACGCGAATTGTTCTTCAAATCGGACTCGGTGAGTGGTGGCGGCGTGAGTGCGACGGGCCCGCCGCTAGctgcgccgcccgcgccgccctcCGTGCTGAAGGACGCGCTGGCCAAGCGCGCCACCACGCTGCCCGACCAGCTCGAGAACAATCACCACGAGTCGAACGGGACTGTTACCAAGCTCAGTAACAGCGTCTCCGCGGACGTGTCCAAGCCGCCCAGCGCTGCGCCGCCGCCCACGCCCGCGCCCCCCGTGCCCACCTCGGCGCCTCCGGGAGCGCCGCCCCCGCTCAGGAGTACAGAAAACATTATCAAG AAGCCTGATCACCCACCAGTCGCCCCAAAACCGGAATTACCTAAATTAGAAAAACCAAAAACCAAAGAATTAGATGGATACGTCGGATTTGCAAATTTACCAAACCAAGTATACAGAAAAGCAGTGAAAAAAGGATTTGAATTTACGCTAATGGTTGTTG GTGAAACTGGTTTGGGCAAGTCAACACTAATAAACTCTTTGTTCCTGACGGACGTGTATGACCGGGACAAGCACCCTGGCCCGTCACTACGAGTCAAGAAGACGGTGGGCGTGGAGACCAGCGTGGTGCTTCTCAAAGAGAACGGTGTAAACCTTACACTAACTATCGTCGACACACCTGGCTTCGGCGATGCCGTAGACAACAGTAATTG ttGGCAACCTATCATTGACTTCGTTGAGTCGAAGTATGAAGAGTTCCTGAATGCTGAATCCCGGGTGACGCGTAAGGCGGCGCCGCCAGACACTCGCGTGCACTGCTGCTTGTACTTCATCGCGCCCAGTGGACACGGCCTCAAGCCGCTCGATGTTGAATTCATGCAGCGGCTCGGCGACAAAGTGAATATCATACCAGTCATTGCCAAGGCGGATACCATGACACCGGAGGAATGTAAAGATTTCAAAGAACAG ATAATGAAAGAAATCAGTCAACATAAGATCAAAATCTACGATTTCCCCGAGAGCACGGGCGAGGAGGGCGAGGTAGCGGACGCGGCGCGCTCGCTGCGCATGCGCGTGCCCTTCGCAGTGGTTGGAGCCAACACTGTCATCGAGACCGAGGGCAAGAGGGTGCGCGGCCGCAAGTACCCCTGGGGCATCGCTGAGG TTGAAAATCTGGAGCACTGCGACTTCTTAGCATTGCGCAACATGGTAATTAGGACGCATCTCCAAGACTTGAAGGACGTGACTAGCTCAGTACACTACGAGAACTACCGGTGCCGCAAGCTGGCCGGCTTGTCTCACGATGGAAAGCCGCACAGGATCAACTCCAACAA TTTGTGCCCGCAAGGATTGATGAACAGTTTCATGACCGTTTG GAATCCTTTGGCTCAAATGGAGGAAGAGAAGCGAGAGCACGATCTTAAGATGAAGAAAATGGAAAGTGAAATGGAACAG GTGTTCGAGATGAAGGTACGCGAGAAGCGCGCCAAGCTGAAGGAGTCGGAGGCGGAGCTGGCGCGGCGGCACGAGGCCACGCGGCGCGCGCTGGAGGCGCAGGCGCGCGAGCTCGACGAGCGGCAGCGCGCGCTGCAGGCCGAGCGACTCGCCTGGGAGCGGGAGACCGGACTCTCGCTCGACGACCTGCGCCGACGCTCGCTCGAGGCCAACAGCAAGGA GACCGTCGACGGCAAGGATAAGAAGGACAAGAAAAAGAAAG ATTGGTCTTTTAAGAGTGTCGCAACTGGAATAGTAATATAG